Proteins from one Pongo abelii isolate AG06213 chromosome 19, NHGRI_mPonAbe1-v2.0_pri, whole genome shotgun sequence genomic window:
- the CBX4 gene encoding E3 SUMO-protein ligase CBX4 encodes MELPAVGEHVFAVESIEKKRIRKGRVEYLVKWRGWSPKYNTWEPEENILDPRLLIAFQNRERQEQLMGYRKRGPKPKPLVVQVPTFARRSNVLTGLQDSSTDNRAKLDLGAQGKGQGHQYELNSKKHHQYQPHSKERAGKPPPPGKSGKYYYQLNSKKHHPYQPDPKMYDLQYQGGHKEAPSPTCPDLGAKSHPPDKWAQGGGAKGYLGAVKPLAGAAGAPGKGSEKGPPNGMMPAPKEAVTGNGIGGKMKIVKNKNKNGRIVIVMSKYMENGMQAVKIKSGEVAEGEARSPSHKKRAADERHPPADRTFKKAAGAEEKKVEAPPKRREEEVSGVSDPQPQDAGSRKLSPTKEAFGEQPLQLTTKPDLLAWDPARSTHPPSHHPHPHPHHHHHHHHHHHHAVGLNLSHVRKRCLSETHGEREPCKKRLTARSISTPTCLGGSPAAERPADLPPAAALPQPEVILLDSDLDEPIDLRCVKTRSEAGEPPSSLQVKPETPASAAVAVAVAAAPATTAEKPPTEAQDEPAESLSEFKPFFGNIIITDVTANCLTVTFKEYVTV; translated from the exons ATGGAGCTGCCAGCTGTTGGCGAGCACGTCTTCGCGGTGGAGAGCATCGAGAAGAAGCGGATCCGCAAG GGCAGAGTGGAGTATCTGGTGAAATGGAGAGGCTGGTCGCCCAA ATATAACACGTGGGAACCGGAGGAGAACATCCTGGACCCCAGGCTGCTGATCGCCTTCCAGAACAG GGAACGGCAGGAGCAGCTGATGGGATATCGGAAGAGAGGGCCGAAGCCCAAACCGCTGGTGGTGCAG gtgcctacctTTGCCCGTCGTTCCAATGTCCTGACCGGACTCCAGGACTCCTCCACTGACAACCGTGCCAAGCTGGATTTGGGCGCGCAGGGGAAGGGCCAGGGGCATCAGTACGAGCTCAACAGCAAGAAGCACCACCAGTACCAGCCGCACAGCAAGGAGCGGGCGGGCAAGCCCCCGCCGCCGGGCAAGAGCGGCAAGTACTACTACCAGCTCAACAGCAAGAAGCACCACCCTTACCAGCCCGACCCCAAAATGTACGACCTGCAGTACCAGGGCGGCCACAAGGAGGCGCCCAGCCCCACCTGCCCGGACCTGGGGGCCAAGAGCCACCCGCCCGACAAGTGGGCGCAAGGCGGGGGGGCCAAAGGCTACCTGGGGGCGGTGAAGCCCCTGGCCGGTGCGGCAGGTGCTCCAGGCAAAGGCTCCGAGAAAGGCCCCCCCAACGGAATGATGCCGGCCCCCAAAGAGGCTGTGACGGGCAACGGGATCGGGGGCAAGATGAAGATAgtcaagaacaagaacaagaacgGACGCATCGTGATCGTGATGAGCAAATACATGGAGAACGGCATGCAGGCTGTGAAGATCAAGTCCGGTGAGGTGGCAGAGGGGGAGGCTCGTTCCCCCAGCCACAAGAAGCGGGCAGCCGACGAGCGCCATCCCCCTGCCGACAGGACTTTTAAAAAGGCGGCGGGCGCAGAGGAGAAGAAGGTGGAGGCGCCGCccaagaggagggaggaggaggtgtcCGGGGTTAGCGATCCGCAGCCCCAGGATGCCGGCTCCCGCAAGCTGTCCCCGACCAAGGAGGCCTTTGGAGAGCAGCCCCTGCAGCTCACCACCAAGCCCGACCTGCTTGCCTGGGACCCGGCCCGGAGCACGCACCCGCCCTCACACCACCCGCACCCgcacccccatcaccaccaccaccaccaccaccaccaccaccacgcgGTCGGCCTGAATCTCTCCCACGTGCGCAAGCGCTGCCTCTCCGAGACCCACGGCGAGCGCGAACCCTGCAAGAAGCGGCTGACTGCGCGCAGCATCAGCACCCCCACCTGCCTGGGGGGCAGCCCAGCCGCTGAGCGCCCGGCCGACCTGCCACCAGCCGCCGCCCTCCCGCAGCCCGAGGTCATCCTGCTAGACTCGGACCTGGATGAACCCATAGACTTGCGCTGCGTCAAGACGCGCAGCGAGGCCGGGGAGCCGCCCAGCTCCCTCCAGGTGAAGCCCGAGACACCGGCGTCGGCagcggtggcggtggcggtggcaGCAGCACCCGCCACGACGGCGGAGAAGCCTCCAACCGAGGCCCAGGACGAACCTGCAGAGTCGCTGAGCGAGTTCAAGCCCTTCTTTGGGAATATAATTATCACCGACGTCACCGCGAACTGCCTCACCGTTACTTTCAAGGAGTACGTGACGGTGTAG